Genomic segment of Shewanella sp. OMA3-2:
AGCATCTCGAAAACTCAGCTGATTTGGAAATACATTTTTAAGCGATTTCGCCATTAAAATCATTTTATAACGTATTAAATTATAAGCTAATAATAGTCCCCATAGCTCTTGATTTATTAACTCTGGAAGATTGCTTCTCAGCGTAAATCGACTTTCTAACATATATTGTTTCATTTCTCGATAACCCAGCTCTATCTCCCAGCGATGTGTATATAAATCAACTATTTCTGCACCCGGATAGGCCATAACATCAAGCATTGAACTCAGAATGTTGACCTGTTTACCTTTTATCTGACGAGTGGTTAATCTGGCTTCTATTGTTAATGGTAATTCAGGGCGTTTCTTTCTCGATTGAGGCGTTGTACTTAACCTGACAAGCTTATCGTGCTTACCTAAACTGCGGATTGTTTCATATTGAGTGCCTTTTTTTAACGGTAATAACCAATGGGTGTTGACGCCTTTAGCCTGCCAATCGTGTAATAAGCCTAGCGAGTAAAAGCCTTTATCAAACAAGGTTAAGCTGTTGTCGGGTACACTTTTGATAAGCTTAGCCGCTAAGTTCATTTCATTTTCAGCCACACTGTCAAAGACGCTATCAACCAGTAAATGACTACTCAGTTCCATCATACAAACCATGCGCACTTGAGGGTAACCAGACTCACTTGATTTGTTTGCTGTGCGCGCAAAAGCTGCACTATTCTCTTTCGTTTCAGGCGTTCTCCAGACTACGCCATCAACGCCAAAGAGGTTCAAACCGCACCAATGAGGATGTTCAGCACGTTGATGCCATGTGGCCGCTGAGCGATGAAATATATCGCGAACCACATCACTGCCAAGCTTTTTTCTGGCCTGTGTGACAGCACTTCTCGCCACATAATCAACCTCTTGTGGCAGCACAATATCAAGCTTGTTAATCAATTGACGAACGGATTCAGTGCGAAATAAAGACATCCCAATAACAGCCCAAACCATAGCGTCCATGGGGAGTTTTCGACGTCTTAATGTGGCAACACCATTGGAGTCTAGACAAGATTGAATAATATCGGGTTCAAGGACATCAGCAAGAGATGAAAATTCGGTGAGTCGGTTAATTGAAGTGCGAGCAAGTGCTTCTGAAAGTTCCATAAAAAAATCCGATAATAAAGATTATCGGATTTTGGCAGACTAAAAGGATCGGTCAATAGATCGGTATATTTTTTATCACTTCAGTTCTTAACTGATCGGCATTATGAATTATCAGCCCTTTTTTATTGATGACTTTGGGAAGGATAAAAGATGACCTTCCTAAGTCATTATGCCTGTGTATCTACACCTGGCCCGCCTTGCGATACCATCACCATAGCGGGACGCAATAAACGGTCATTTAAAATATAACCTTTCTGCATCACTAACATCACAGTATTTTCTGGGTATTCCGCACTTGGCTGCATACCTATTGCTTGATGATTGGCTGGATTAAACACATCACCTAATGGGTTAACTTGAACCACACCAAACTTTTCAACAGAGTTTAGGAACCCTTTCATTGTTAACTCAACACCCTCATAAATCGCTTTAGTGGCTTCATCCTCTGGTGAGGTACCTTGTAAAGCTCGTTCCATGTTGTCGATAACGGGCAGCAGCTCATTAGCAAATTTTTCTAGCGCAAACTTACGCGCTTGTTCTACGTCTTTAGCTGTACGTGTACGAATATTTTGTATTTCAGCCGCCGCACGCACCTCAACCTCTTTACGATCAGCTAATGCAGCTTCAGACGCTGCTAATAACTGCTCTAATTCTTCAATGCGGAAATTGGCTTGGGTTAACTCATCCATTAAGCTTGCTTCGCCAGCTTCAATGACAGTGCCTTCTTCCACTTGATCTTGGGTATCGATATCTTGTGGATCGTAGTTTGACTCGTTGCTCATTTTCACTCCAGCTAAAAAATGCGATGTTTTCAGTAATCTTGATAGAAACATATCAGAAGAAGATTAATTATCATGCTTCTGACACTTTTAATTAGTTTGGGTATATTATGGGGATCAATTTCAGCGTTTCAAGGCTTTTAAGCCTAACAAATATCAATATGAGCAAAAAGTTTAATACTATCGGCCTTATAGGTAAACCGCATCATCATGGCACAAACTTAACCTTGAAGCGTTTGCATCATTGGTTATCAGCACAAGGCTACCAAGTCATTGTTGAGTCACGTATTTCGGCAGAGCTTGGCAATGATATATCATCCATGGACTTACTTGAGATGGGGGCGCATTGTGATCTGGCCATTGTGGTAGGTGGTGATGGCAATATGCTTGGTGCTGCACGGGTATTAGCCCGTTTTGATGTGGCAGTTATTGGCGTTAACCGAGGTAATTTAGGTTTTTTAACCGACTTACCACCAGAAAATTTTGAAGATACGCTCGCAGAAGTGCTTGATGGCAAGTTTGAAACTGAATACCGCTTTTTATTAGAAGCCGAAGTGCATCGCCATGGTAAAATCACCTCAAGTAATACCGCTGTCAATGAAGCGGTATTGCATCCTGGTAAAATTGCTCACATGATCCAATTCGAAGTCTACATAGATGAACAGTTTATGTACAGCCAGCGCGCTGATGGCATGATTGTATCTACACCAACTGGCTCTACTGCATATTCATTATCAGCAGGAGGCGCCATCTTAACCCCTAATTTGCAAGCGCTTATTCTAGTGCCTATGTTCCCCCATACTCTTTCTTGTCGCCCAATTGTGGTTGATGCCTGTAGCACCATCAAATTAGTGGTATCACCCGATAACGGTGAAAACCTTGAAGTGAGCTGTGACGGCCATGTTCATTTAGCCGTATTGCCGGGTGATGAAATTATTATCCGCCGTTCGAGCGAACAATTACGACTAATCCACCCTAAAGGACATAATTATTTTCACGTATTGCGTAATAAACTTGGCTGGGGCAGCAAGCTGTTTTAAGCGCTTGATATTCTTGTTTGTCCTAGACAATCACATGCGTGGACATTTTAACTATCAACGACTAGCTTTAAACTGGGTTACTTTAAATCAAGTTTAAAGTGATGATTTACTTAATAAATATAGTTTTAGAAACAGACTAACATAAAAAATTTTGCCTTAATGCCATCTTTTTTCAGCTTTCTATCGCATACCCAGTTGCAGCATGGAGCCTATGGGTGCGTAAACGGTATGCACCTTAAACCAGTACCACTTATCCAATAGAACTGCTGGATGACAGGCTTATGTTTTAACGGTTGAATTGTAGAAATAAATAAGGAAAATTCAAACTTAGAAACATAAAACAACAAAAAGTCTCTTTATTTTATACCGCAGGCTACACACAACAAGCTAGCAAACCCACTTGCAATGTTTCTGCATTTAATAAGCTTGTGGCGATAATTTCTAACCGCGAATCGTTCGCGTCATCCAGTTCAGTTAAACTCAGCTGTGTATCGACCATGTTAACCCCTAGAATGCCCTCTTCAGTAATCATCACAGCTTTAAGACGTAATATTTCCGCTTGCTTAAATGTTTCAATCCATGCCATTAATAAATCAAAATCAAATATTACGCTTGGACTGATTAACCACCCCACACTGAAACACCCTTCACCTTGATTGATTTTACACACCACTTCCCCCTCATTTAAAGCAGGTAAAGTGGTCTCTTCAACCTGATTAAACCATAGATTTGATTTTGCTGATAAACCACTGTTTAACAAAGCATGTTGTGGCTTAGTCTGTTGAATAGGCTTAATGGTTTTTTCATGAGGTTTATGCAAACTGTTTAGTAAAGTGTCAATAAGCTGCGGTGAGCTAAAATGATCTGCAGCGGTAACAACACTAGGATTAATTTTCAGCTCGTCAAAATAGGCGGTTAACGCGTCAATATCCGACTGTTGGTAAAGTTCACTTTTACTGGCAACGATGACATCGGCTATTAACAATTGCTGAATATATATTTCATGCTGACGATAACGGTTATCTGCAAGTTTTCTGGCATCCACTAAACATAAACATGCCTGTAGATTAATGACTTGTTGGTAATGTGGCTCACTCAAAGTATTGATAATTTGCTGTGGATGACCAATACCGGTCGGTTCAATTAGTAACCTATCAGGCTTTGCCCGTTGAATAATTTGATTTATTGCCACTTGTATCGGTATACCGGCCGCGCAACATAAACAGCCACCAGCAACTTCTTTTATTACCACACCTTCAGCAGGCGAAGTATTAATTAACCCAGCATCAATACCAATTTCACCAAACTCATTCACCAGTACCGCCCAAACCTCATTTTCAGGTTTATGCTTAAGTAACTGTTTAATTAAGCTGGTTTTACCTACACCTAGAAAGCCTGTAATCACATTGGTATTGACGGGTTTGATGATCATATTTTGCTTATTTCAATTATTTTGATTAATTCAGTTATTTCTTCTTACTGTATTTGCCATGGCGTTGTGGTTTGCTTGACTCTTTATCAAATTGACCTGAGCGATTATTGCGATTTGGACGAGCATGCTTTTTAACTGTTTTAGTCGGATCTGATGCCAATTCACGGTAACGCGCAGGAAGCGGTGCACCTTGCTCATAACCTGCAATGCTTGTTAATACTAAACGCTGCTGAATAACCCCTTCAATAGCTTCAAGGCATTCCTGCTCTTGTGGGCTAACCAGTGAAATAGCTTCGCCCGCTAAACCAGCACGACCGGTACGGCCTATACGGTGAACATAATCTTCAGGCTCTTCAGGTAGTTCAAAGTTAATCACCCGTGGTAACGCTTGTATATCTAGCCCTCTGGCGGCTAAATCAGTTGCCACTAATACCCGTAATTTACCAGACTTAAACTCTTCAAGTGCCTTATTACGTGCACCTTGAGATTTATCGCCATGGAATACGGCACTTTTAATCCCGTCTAATGACAATTCTTTTTGGAGATGATCAGCGGTTTCTTTACGGCTGGTGAACACCATCACTTGCTGCCAATTATGTTTGCCGATGAGTTCTGATAATAACTCGGCTTTACGGCGCTGATCGACTTGATAGGCCAGTTGAGTCACTGTTGCTGCAGTGGTTGTGGTTGCCACATTAATGTGCTCAGGTGAAATCAGCATATCATCGGCTAACAATTTAATTTCATCAGAAAAAGTTGCTGAAAACATCATAGTCTGGTGATCGCGATTAATAAGTCGTTTCACTTTTTCAATGTCTTTAACAAAGCCTAAATCAAGCATGCGGTCTGCTTCATCAATGACTAAATACTTTACCGATGAAAGAGATAAGTCGTGCTGACCAACAATATCAAAAAGACGACCTGGGGTAGCGACTAAAATATTAACCCCTTGGTTTATTGCTGTCAGTTGTGGGCGAATACTGGCGCCGCCATAAACCGCGACACTTTTAATAGACGGTAAAAACTGACTAAATTGGACAATATTTTGCTCAATTTGAATCGCTAGTTCACGTGTAGGCGTCATGATTAATACTGTCAAATGAGAAGCACTCAACTTATCGCTATTATCAAAACTATCCTCATCTGCAGAGGTAATCATTTCAATCAACGGCAATGCAAATGCGGCTGTTTTACCTGTTCCAGTTTCAGCATTCGCCAGAATATCTTTACCAGCCTGGATTTTTGGGATCACCGCCAACTGGATTGGTGTTGGGATCACATAACCAATTGCGGTCAGTGCTCGTTGAATTTCAGGCTTTAATCCTAGCGATAAAAATGACATAACAGGCTCTATACAATAAAAGAATTAGCAATCGCACATTATATACTGAATTGACCTGAAAACTTATAAAAAACGCTAATGGCACTCAGGTTTGACGATCATAGATCAAACATCTCAAGTAACATTTTGTATCAACCTGACAATTTTGGTTGAATCAATGGCCTAAAACAGCAACTATGTGACAAAACTTATAACAACTTCATAAAGGAATATATGAAACCTTATTTATTTGCAGCAGTTTTAATCAGTTTAACCGCCTGTGGTGGTTCAGACTCATCCTCAGAAACACCAGCCCTGGATCCGACTCCTAAGCCAACACCTGAGCTAGCGATTAATGTCTGTTATTTAGTAGACACAACTATGGGCGAATTCACCTTAGGTATTGATAACACTAACATGCCGGTCACCTCTGCTAATTTTAGTCGTTATGTTAACGAGAAATTTTATGATGGCACTCTATTTCATCGTATTGCCAATAACTTTGTTAACCAAGGGGGTGGTTTTACCTCTGGTCTCAATGCAAAGTCCACTAATGATCCAATTAAAAATGAATCAAGTGTGGGCCTTAAAAATAATCGCGGCACTATCGCCATGGCGCGTACCCAGGTATTAGATTCAGCGACCAGTCAGTTCTTCATTAACATTCATGATAACGATAACTTAAATTATCCTAGCCAGGGCGGCTATGCTGTGTTTGGTATGGTCGTTGAAGGCATGGAAGTGGTTGATATTATGAATGCTGTTAATACTCAGTCAGTGCAAAAAAATGGACAAATTTTCACTGATGTTCCTGTTGAAGAGATTGTCATTAATTCAATTAGAGAAACAAACTGCCCAGGGTAATAAATTAACCAGACCGTTTACTACTATTAATGAAAAAACGAGTTGAGGTAACATAACAACAAAAACACTAAAAAAGGTGCCAGCGCACCTTTTTTAGTATTTCTCATCGAATATTTGATAGCCTCACAAAGATTGCCCACTGAGATTAGTATGTTCACTACAGATAACATAATCTGTGGAAGTAGCATCATGGCGACAAAGTTTGGCTTTATACACGCGTTTATCGTGACAGATAAATCACTGGTCGCTATTGGTTTAGTCGCTAAGATGGCTGATAAATGACAAACTTAAATATTCAAGTTTCAGAATTTGATGACGTTCAGCCCTACCCTACTTAATAAGCAATGTAGTGGCAAAGTTGGCTTTGTTAACTCAAAAACAATCTGACTTTATTATTTCACTCGGGAATGGTTCACAGCATGACAGTACAAATAGAATCACATTAGTTGCCATTAATACCTCTGCGGCTCCGCAAGTAGAATAACACTTTATTGTATTATCACTGATTAAACACTTCATCATTAAATGGCTATTGTCGCTAAAAAATTTCCCTATGCTATCGTTAAATGCCCCCGAACTCATGCTAGAAAAACCGGCTGTATTTACAGCGGCCACAAGCATAGATGCATTAACACATACTATTGAAGTCTATGCCTCTACTGCTACTAGTCCCATTACAGATGCGTGTGCCATTAAAGCTATCAAATCAATTCGAGAAATTTAATGATTGTAATCAGTAATGGTTAAAATATTGATGTTCGCTAACAAGTGGCCTATGCTCAGTTTTTAGCCTGCATGACCTCAACCATGCAAACTTAGACAACATCCTTTTTACGGCACATCGCCTAGGTGCTCTCTATGACCTACCTCACTGAATGCGTAATGCCATTGTATTACTCTATGCACAAATTTATAACGCCAAAGCAATACCACAGCGTTTGGTCTATATAGCAAAGGTTTTGGGGGAGGGAATATCAGCGGCTAATTCGCTGAAGCAACGATACTAGTCACTGATGCAATTAAGCGCTTATCTGAAACAATTGATAATCCAGCTAAACTTACAAAGATAGATGAAAAAGCCGAAGATATTCCAATCGTGGCAGAAGATGCATTAAAAGATGGCAGTGGTTTGTCCAATCCACAGCAAGCCAGTTTTGAAGCAACATGCCCAATTTATCAATCTGTATTGTAAAAATTAACGCGTGACAACTGCCGATATAGCCTACTTAAAGTGTTATTTCAATTATTATAAGCCTCGCATTTTTACGTGCTTTTTATTAGGTAAATTTTGTTTACCAACAAATGGTTAGTTAATACATTAGTAAAAGCGAACCTAGCTCTCAGATCTGATAATAACGATTGACCCCAATAGAATTTACGGTCTATGATAAATTATCTTACAAAGAAAAGGTGCTCCTAAAATGACAGCGATTACTCATGTCCACAATTACACCGTTCGTTGCCCTCACTACCAACAAAATGACAAACAAGCCTCTTGGCAAAATCATATCGAAGTTAACCATTCTTGCGAAATAGCCTTAGACAGAATCACTAAATGGCATAATAATGCTGGCAGTAAATTATTTGAAATAGATGGCATTACTATTCGTAAAGCTGATAAGGAAGAAGCTTACTTTGCTATGCAGAGTAGCCGTTTAAAAAATGATGGTCACGGTTTAGTCACTTTTAAAGTTTATTTAGATAACTGCTGCCAAGACGCTTCTGTCAATGACATTATGGCCCATCTGATCAATGACTATATGCAACGTTGTGAAAAAATCAGCTAATCAAATAATTATCTACATTACGATCAATAAAAAAGGTTTAGTACCACACTAAGCCTTTTTTATTGTGCCAAAGGGTCATAATAATTTTCCGTAATAACTATCCACAATTTAACTGCATAAAACCACCCGCATGAGTCCCTTGATCAAAAGTTAAACCTTTAAAATGATTATTAAGTAAGGCTTGCTGATGTTGTTGATTATGTGTGCTAATACATAAATATTCCCCGCTACAAAGATGACGGCGTTGCACACTGGGTTTATCCCATAAAACAGATCCTATCGGCTGACAGTCAGGTAAAGCTAACGGCAATAAACCAGTACTATTTCTCAGATAACATCTTAATCCAGCTCCAGCTCGCGCTATAATCGCATCAAAACGCGTTAAGTCGATGCTGATATAAACCATATTAGTAAAAATATGTAGCCCGGAATTCATCATCCGCGTATTGAGGTAATTAAGCATTTCTACTGGATTAAGTAGCTCGCTACTCATCCCCGTCCTAAAACTTTTCAGTTTTTGATTAATAAAGCTACGCAGCAATACACACCCAAAGGCAGCACTGTTGTCTTCAGGTTGGAAGTGAGCCATATACATCACAAGATGATCATCACCAACCATAGTGGAATCTATAAAATAAGCGCTGACATCGCTGTTTTTAAATAAACTGTAATCTATCGCTGCTTGTGGGTATTGAATATGAGAAGCGGGAAAAAGTTGTTGTTGTACGTTTTTGGCTGCTTGTGAGTTTTGTTCAAGTAACAATAAGTTTTCATTTAACTCAAGATACGATAATTCAGCTAATTGACGCTCAAATACATCTGCAGGGTCATAGGTGTTTTTTGTAGTTTGATTAACAGATTGATTTAATGCTTGCTGAATAGCCGCTTCAATAATAAATAAATCGGCTAAGGGTTTAACCAGATAGTCACATGCACCAATTCGTAATGCCTCAACGACATCAGACATGTCATCATTGCCTGAAATAACAATTGCTGGCACGTTTGGATTAATCACCATCATCTGTCTTAACATGGCTAAACCACCTAACTTAGGCATATTTAAATCAGCGATGACAATATCAAATGCACACTCACTGAAAAGCACCAAACCTTGGCGACCATCAGCGGCATGTTTAACCACAGCCCCTTTATTTTGTAAAAAATCTGTCACTAACTGACTAAAAACAGGATCATCTTCAACAATTAAAACGGATATATCTGTTAGTACCATACTACAACTCCACAGATGAAACCTGCCAGAGTTGTACCTCTCTGGCTATTTACTCTAACTCATCCATATATTCATCTAACAGTTCATCATCCTGTTGATTCTGGGGCACATTACCATCATAAACTTTATAATCCATGTGCTGGAAATATGCTTCTTTTACAAATGTATAAGGGTCTAGAGCATTGTCTAGCAGTCTTTCTTGGTCAATAGCTGACGCACGCGTGTGTAACCCTTTTAAAGCCCACTTTAATGCCGATTGCCATAACGTAAACTCTGATAAAGGAAAGTATAGACCATCAACCCAGTCTGTCGCGAGTTCACGCGTCACATAAGGGCCTAAAAAGGGCGCCATAAAATAAGGGCCATTGGGAACACCGTAATATCCAAGTACTTCATTGAAGTCATCATCTTTACGCGGCATCCCCATCATATCGGCAACATCAACAATGCCTAGAAGACCTAGGGTGCTGTTAATTGTGAATCGTCCTCCAGCATTGGCAGACCAACCCCATTTACCCTGTAAAGCGTTATTGACCATTGAGCTAGGCTCTTCAAAATTACGCACGAAATTATCTAAACCGGACTTAACCGGATGAGGGACATAATCATTGTAACCATGTGCTACTGGGCGAAATAAATACTTATCAAAATATAGGTAATTTAAATCCCACATCACGCGGTTAAACCCTTCAAATGGGTCTCGGAGATCATTGTGGAGAACAGTAACAGAAGACGTATTATCATCTAGTTGCGCTAAATCGGCCTCAGGCTCATTAGCGACAACATTACTGACACTTAGTAACAGGAAAGGAAGTAATATTCCTTTAGACATATTCATAATACTCTCTTAAAAACACAACGGCTAAAGCGATAAACAAACTGCTATTTTGTCGTTTTTATTAAAGCAATGATTGTTCAGGTCGATAAATGCTGAGATAGTCAATCTCAGTTTGTAACGCAGGCTAACGAGTCATCACCAAACTGACCGTGAACTCTAAAAAGCCATTAAGCCGCTAAGGATACTTCAGCAGGCATTAATCGCAAACTCAAAATTGTAAAAATAAATTAAATTTGCATCTTTAGTTTTATAATAGAAACATCTAAGGCCATAACATGAAGGCGTCAGACACAAGATTACAACCAACAGTAAATACAAGCTCTGATGGTAAAACTGAGAAAATAAATAAAATCACTGGCTCAGCTAATCAGCATGTACAGACACCTGCTAATAAGTCCCAACTTTTGTCTGATGTTTCCTTACGCGTAAATACCAACAACTCCGCATCAACAGCGGCAACTCAATCAACTTCGGCGACCCTCAATACAATCCCCCAAAGAACGAGTTCAAGCGCAACCAACAGCCCTACTGTTATCAGTGCTGATAAATCACTTATCGCAACCAATAATATTCAACCAGTAATGATATCTACAACTCAAAATAATACCCCATCACAAAATGTGAATGTCACTATCGCAAATCAACAGTATCAACTTAACTTGACCGCAGAACTGCAAAAAATATTTCAAAACAGTGCACAAATTGTTATTACTGCTGATGCAGTGAAAGAGCTTAACCAGCAAAGAGTAGCTGTTATGCATACATTGATGCAAACAGCATTGATAGATGGCTCATCCAAATTGGCGCCTACATCTACGCCTGCACCAAATCAACAAGTGCAAACTCAACTGATATTATTAGCCCAAGCCATTCAAATAACGTTACCTACATCTTTAGTGGCACTGGCTGTTCAAAATGGAGTATCTACAGAGCAATTATCACAATTAGCCTCTAGAGCCCATGGTTATCCATTGCCTAATGCGGTTATTAACCAACAACAACTCACCTTTGTCGATGGGCCGACAATCAAGTTGGATCATGCTCATTTAGCAAAGGGGCAATACCTAGTCAATATTATAAACGTTAATCAGCGATTAGTACTGACACTTACCCCTGTGCAAGCCGAAGTAAAGGTGAGTTTGACTCCAACAACTCAAGCGCCAGATAACCCAGTTACAACTAAGCAAGACGCTATTGTGTTAAGCAAACCAGAGCCTGCACAGATGCTTAATCTGCTATTTAAAAAGCTCGAAACTTCTTTGTTAACCGAAACAACCCTAAGAAATAATCACCAGACTAACGGACAAGCATCTCAACCTGAAACGACGATTAAACAAGATCTATCAAAAGATGGTTCAAATATACCGAGCAAATTAGCTGCTATTCCTGGTCCCAAAATAGATACATCATCGGCACAAAAAATGGCCAAAGACATTGCTGGCGTTTTAAATCAGAACGCTTTAGACCCAGATGCTTTAAACTCGAGTTCAACTAAAGTAAAAGCATCACTAGACATAAATAATACAGCCTCCTCTAATGCAGATAAGCCGACTTTAGGGCCTATTGAAGTATTACAAAAAGCACTGTCTAAAGCTGGCGCCATGCCCATAATGACTAAAACAGCAAGCCAATCCCCTCAAAATCTAGCATTAGAATTGCTAAAGTTACTGCCACAATTAGCACCTCAACCTATGACTACATTGACAGAGCCAAATCAATTATTGGGTGAGTTACACAGTATCAGCGGATTAAATTTAGCTCAAACTACACCCCCCGCAACACAGTCTCAACTTTTTTCAGGTGGTGCAGTATCAACACTATTTCAGCTATTATTAGGCGTTAAAGCTCAAAATAGCGGTAAACAAATCAGCGAAAAATTACAAAACCATTTACAGTTGTTACAACGTTTAACCGCAGGAAAACTCTCTGCAAGTAACGGTTTATTGAGCTTACTGGAAAAAGCAGGCACCTTAGATAGCATGAGTCAGCTAGCCAATAGCTTCCAACTTTATCAGCAAGCCAGCGGTAGTGATCAAACGCTAAATTGGTATTTTGCTTTACCCTATTCCCTCAATCAACGTAACGAACAGTTTGAAGGGCACTTTCAAAAGGAGCCAGATAAGGACACTGAAGATAAAGTGGGTTGGCGTTTACAGTTGAAATTTAATTTATCTCAAGGTGCAATCTTGATTATCGCGCACAAAAAAGGTGAGGTACTCAATTTGCAGTTTAAAGGTAATAACCAACTGTTATTAGATAAAATTTCTAATTTTAATAGCGCATTATCACAAAAAATTAGCCAAATTGGTTTTACACCTGGCGAATTTTCAACTCAAATTGCCAATATTCCTGCAACCCTGTTACCGGGTGACCATTTCTTAGTAAAGACGCGCGCTTAATTAGCTTGGATTGTGAGGTAAATATGCAAAAAAATGATGATGAAAACAAAGTGAAGCATGCTGTCGCCTTAAGTTTTGATGGCAAACACGCACCTAAAATAACCGCGTCAGGCAAAGATTTAGTCGCGGAAGAAATTATCTCGCTGGCGAAAGAAGCCGGAGTGCATATTCATCAAGACCCTCATCTAAGCGAGTTTCTACAACTACTTGAAATTGGTGAAGAGGTTCCTAAAGAGCTTTATCTTTTAATTGCAGAACTCATTGCTTTTATCTATATGCTAGAGGGGAAATTCCCAGAACAATGGAATAATTTACATCAACGTATTCTTACCGAAGTTTAACGACCGGGATGTTCTTCCTCTAACTCAGTAGAAAAAATAACAGGCAGCAAAAATTTTGAAACTGTGTTCGCATGGTCAAATAGCTTGGTGACGTGGTAAACTTCACACCCATTCCCTATTCTAGCAATTGACACTAAAACTCATGACTGACTCTCCATTTACTATCAGCAAAGTGGCCACTTCTAGTGCTGAAAAACGTGCAATAAGTTATGCCAGTACAATTTTCAATTTATTTGATTCTGTACTTTTCACGAAACAGCCTGCAGATCGCATAATAGCCAACTATTTTAGAGAACATAAAAAGCATGGTTCAAAAGATCGCCGCGTGATCAGGGAAAGCTTGTTTAGCTTATTTCGTTGGTGGGGGTGGATAAAACAACTTGGCGACTACCAACAGCAAGCGACTTTCTTTAGCATGCTAGCGAGTGCGGCACAATTAGAAAACCATTCATGGATTGATATTCGTGACGCTTGGTTAAAGTTTGGCAACCATCCTCATTTAGCTACCCCACTGCCATCATCTGAATCTGATAGCGTTGTCGATAAACTTCATCTGTTTAAGCAATTCTCTCAACTGGACAGCTGCACACTTGAACAGCTTTTACCCACTTGGTTTTGGCTGCACTGTAATGTGGATTCTGAAATAGAAAAGCAGGCTTTAATCCAGGCCATGAGTTCACGCCCGCCTATTTGGGCAAGGGCACAGCAGTCTTCGACTCAAAATGTATTGAACCGATTGTCCCAGGACAATATTCAGGCTGTAGGTTCTGAGTATTTTAATGACACGATTAATTTAGGCCATAACAGCATT
This window contains:
- a CDS encoding IS4 family transposase, with amino-acid sequence MELSEALARTSINRLTEFSSLADVLEPDIIQSCLDSNGVATLRRRKLPMDAMVWAVIGMSLFRTESVRQLINKLDIVLPQEVDYVARSAVTQARKKLGSDVVRDIFHRSAATWHQRAEHPHWCGLNLFGVDGVVWRTPETKENSAAFARTANKSSESGYPQVRMVCMMELSSHLLVDSVFDSVAENEMNLAAKLIKSVPDNSLTLFDKGFYSLGLLHDWQAKGVNTHWLLPLKKGTQYETIRSLGKHDKLVRLSTTPQSRKKRPELPLTIEARLTTRQIKGKQVNILSSMLDVMAYPGAEIVDLYTHRWEIELGYREMKQYMLESRFTLRSNLPELINQELWGLLLAYNLIRYKMILMAKSLKNVFPNQLSFRDASSHIINQLTNMPLYAPGNVPRFILDIERNAKQFKLEGKRERSYPRCLKVSKNGYPVAKIKNAAHLK
- the grpE gene encoding nucleotide exchange factor GrpE translates to MSNESNYDPQDIDTQDQVEEGTVIEAGEASLMDELTQANFRIEELEQLLAASEAALADRKEVEVRAAAEIQNIRTRTAKDVEQARKFALEKFANELLPVIDNMERALQGTSPEDEATKAIYEGVELTMKGFLNSVEKFGVVQVNPLGDVFNPANHQAIGMQPSAEYPENTVMLVMQKGYILNDRLLRPAMVMVSQGGPGVDTQA
- the nadK gene encoding NAD(+) kinase, producing the protein MSKKFNTIGLIGKPHHHGTNLTLKRLHHWLSAQGYQVIVESRISAELGNDISSMDLLEMGAHCDLAIVVGGDGNMLGAARVLARFDVAVIGVNRGNLGFLTDLPPENFEDTLAEVLDGKFETEYRFLLEAEVHRHGKITSSNTAVNEAVLHPGKIAHMIQFEVYIDEQFMYSQRADGMIVSTPTGSTAYSLSAGGAILTPNLQALILVPMFPHTLSCRPIVVDACSTIKLVVSPDNGENLEVSCDGHVHLAVLPGDEIIIRRSSEQLRLIHPKGHNYFHVLRNKLGWGSKLF
- a CDS encoding CobW family GTP-binding protein, with product MIIKPVNTNVITGFLGVGKTSLIKQLLKHKPENEVWAVLVNEFGEIGIDAGLINTSPAEGVVIKEVAGGCLCCAAGIPIQVAINQIIQRAKPDRLLIEPTGIGHPQQIINTLSEPHYQQVINLQACLCLVDARKLADNRYRQHEIYIQQLLIADVIVASKSELYQQSDIDALTAYFDELKINPSVVTAADHFSSPQLIDTLLNSLHKPHEKTIKPIQQTKPQHALLNSGLSAKSNLWFNQVEETTLPALNEGEVVCKINQGEGCFSVGWLISPSVIFDFDLLMAWIETFKQAEILRLKAVMITEEGILGVNMVDTQLSLTELDDANDSRLEIIATSLLNAETLQVGLLACCV
- a CDS encoding DEAD/DEAH box helicase, whose protein sequence is MSFLSLGLKPEIQRALTAIGYVIPTPIQLAVIPKIQAGKDILANAETGTGKTAAFALPLIEMITSADEDSFDNSDKLSASHLTVLIMTPTRELAIQIEQNIVQFSQFLPSIKSVAVYGGASIRPQLTAINQGVNILVATPGRLFDIVGQHDLSLSSVKYLVIDEADRMLDLGFVKDIEKVKRLINRDHQTMMFSATFSDEIKLLADDMLISPEHINVATTTTAATVTQLAYQVDQRRKAELLSELIGKHNWQQVMVFTSRKETADHLQKELSLDGIKSAVFHGDKSQGARNKALEEFKSGKLRVLVATDLAARGLDIQALPRVINFELPEEPEDYVHRIGRTGRAGLAGEAISLVSPQEQECLEAIEGVIQQRLVLTSIAGYEQGAPLPARYRELASDPTKTVKKHARPNRNNRSGQFDKESSKPQRHGKYSKKK